From Salinirubellus salinus, the proteins below share one genomic window:
- a CDS encoding LVIVD repeat-containing protein — protein MRRRALLRATAGVGGLGVFGTLAAGGVSGQSASRQSSFEPLGAVNVPKAKELVVDPAGAYAYVATTDGFAVVDLSDPAAPAVVFDQPDIGADQDGGPVRQIFDVKLDAANDLLVATGAAQGSGQLDGVAVFDVSDPTAPERVVFFETPFFNHNCDVDAGVVYLCGNDFERNGIVAYDARSGERLGDWSVVDVDERWQEASFGNWNLHDVHVTDGVAYLAQWDAGTWMVDVSDPTAPELIARVRGRPVETFLDMASDEARREAIEPPGNDHFAAPDPSGDLLGISVESWDAGGDGSGGPGRVHLYDVSDPQNPRKLSALLPPETDDPSYSNEGNWTTSHNFEFRDGLSYTSWYNGGVRLHDISDPTDPQLLGAWRSENTSFWSAQAATDEFFVASSRRDPTVSNARQGAAVITFPVVSEPVTTPGGTETPTPSPTATPTATATPPSETPTPSPTATPTETETATATASPSASPSRTPTATGTAEAPSETNEPTPDGSSGGGPGFGPWAALAGIGLGAARYLRRGRRED, from the coding sequence ATGAGACGGAGAGCCCTCCTGCGCGCGACGGCCGGGGTCGGGGGCCTCGGCGTGTTCGGCACGCTCGCCGCCGGCGGCGTGTCGGGCCAGTCCGCGAGTCGGCAGTCGTCTTTCGAACCGCTCGGTGCGGTCAACGTCCCGAAGGCGAAGGAACTGGTCGTCGACCCGGCCGGTGCCTACGCCTACGTCGCCACCACGGACGGCTTCGCGGTGGTCGACCTCTCGGACCCGGCCGCCCCAGCGGTCGTCTTCGACCAGCCGGACATCGGCGCCGACCAGGACGGCGGGCCGGTCCGCCAGATATTCGACGTGAAACTCGACGCCGCGAACGACCTCCTCGTCGCCACCGGGGCGGCCCAGGGGAGCGGCCAGCTCGACGGCGTCGCCGTGTTCGACGTCTCCGACCCCACCGCCCCCGAACGCGTCGTCTTCTTCGAGACGCCCTTCTTCAACCACAACTGCGACGTCGACGCCGGGGTGGTCTACCTCTGCGGCAACGACTTCGAACGCAACGGCATCGTCGCGTACGACGCCCGGAGCGGCGAGCGACTGGGCGACTGGTCCGTCGTCGACGTCGACGAGCGCTGGCAGGAGGCGTCGTTCGGCAACTGGAACCTCCACGACGTCCACGTCACGGACGGCGTCGCCTACCTCGCACAGTGGGACGCCGGGACGTGGATGGTGGACGTCTCGGACCCCACCGCGCCCGAACTGATCGCTCGCGTCCGGGGTCGCCCGGTCGAGACGTTCCTCGACATGGCGAGCGACGAGGCCCGCCGCGAGGCCATCGAACCGCCGGGCAACGACCACTTCGCCGCGCCGGACCCGTCGGGCGACCTGCTCGGCATCAGCGTGGAGTCGTGGGACGCCGGCGGCGACGGCAGCGGCGGCCCCGGCCGGGTCCACCTCTACGACGTGTCCGACCCGCAGAACCCGCGGAAGCTCTCGGCACTCCTGCCGCCGGAGACGGACGACCCCAGCTACTCGAACGAGGGGAACTGGACCACCTCGCACAACTTCGAGTTCCGCGACGGGCTGAGCTACACCTCGTGGTACAACGGCGGCGTGCGCCTCCACGACATCTCGGACCCGACCGACCCGCAGTTGCTGGGCGCGTGGCGCAGCGAGAACACCTCCTTCTGGAGCGCGCAGGCCGCCACCGACGAGTTCTTCGTCGCCTCGAGTCGCCGCGACCCGACGGTCTCGAACGCCCGGCAGGGCGCGGCCGTCATCACGTTCCCGGTGGTCTCCGAGCCGGTGACGACGCCCGGCGGGACGGAGACGCCGACCCCCTCGCCCACGGCGACCCCGACGGCGACGGCCACGCCGCCGAGCGAGACGCCGACCCCCTCGCCGACGGCCACGCCGACCGAGACCGAGACGGCGACGGCGACGGCGTCCCCGTCGGCCTCCCCGTCACGGACGCCCACGGCGACGGGAACGGCCGAGGCCCCCTCCGAGACGAACGAACCCACGCCGGACGGGTCGAGCGGCGGCGGCCCCGGGTTCGGACCGTGGGCGGCGCTCGCCGGTATCGGGCTCGGCGCGGCGCGCTACCTCCGGCGCGGCCGACGCGAGGACTGA
- a CDS encoding SDR family NAD(P)-dependent oxidoreductase, with protein MLTPDLSGRTALVTGSAKGLGAGLTLELARCGADVAVHYNTSADAAETVADTARDAGVAVTTVQGDVTDPEAVDAIFDAVEADLGHPDVLVNNVGAFAPTHWEDIDWETWQTVVETNFYGTVLCSKRALEPMREYEWGRIVNVGYASSEKGLVSPKNFPYFAAKASVLMFTRMLAADTQDDGVTVNAISPYVVENSDEFPDHAPRGRWAGYDDLAQAMLFFCDEDSDYISGENVEVDGGWLPESV; from the coding sequence ATGCTCACCCCAGACCTCTCCGGGCGCACCGCGCTCGTCACCGGCAGCGCGAAGGGACTCGGTGCGGGCCTCACGCTCGAACTCGCCCGCTGTGGCGCCGACGTGGCCGTCCACTACAACACCTCCGCGGACGCGGCCGAGACGGTGGCCGACACTGCCCGCGACGCCGGCGTCGCAGTCACGACCGTGCAGGGTGACGTGACCGACCCCGAGGCCGTCGACGCCATCTTCGACGCGGTCGAGGCCGACCTCGGGCACCCCGACGTCCTCGTCAACAACGTCGGCGCGTTCGCCCCGACCCACTGGGAGGACATCGACTGGGAGACCTGGCAGACGGTCGTCGAGACGAACTTCTACGGGACCGTGCTCTGCTCGAAGCGGGCGCTCGAACCGATGCGCGAGTACGAGTGGGGCCGCATCGTCAACGTGGGCTACGCCTCCAGCGAGAAGGGGCTCGTCAGCCCGAAGAACTTCCCGTACTTCGCGGCGAAGGCCAGCGTCCTGATGTTCACGCGCATGCTCGCGGCGGACACGCAGGACGACGGCGTCACGGTGAACGCCATCTCGCCGTACGTCGTCGAGAACTCCGACGAGTTCCCCGACCACGCGCCGCGGGGCCGGTGGGCGGGCTACGACGACCTCGCGCAGGCGATGCTGTTCTTCTGCGACGAGGACTCGGACTACATCTCGGGGGAGAACGTGGAGGTGGACGGGGGGTGGCTGCCCGAGAGCGTCTAA
- a CDS encoding bifunctional metallophosphatase/5'-nucleotidase — translation MRRLLVATLVVCLVTATVPVGVAGQVADTEGQTAPSAPTAETGTTDATNHTNTTVTLLTYNDVQTAAAENGTFPRLVSLVDERRAAHDNPVFVAGAGDEVSPHALSPVSQWRVAVDVTNVMQPDADVIGNHEFDFGLGEVSNFTAASEYPWLASNLVNSSTGEQFGGTAEYTVVERDGVRVGFLGVVDRGATYGKTNIDFAAEGVTVEEYVNDSVATADHLREEEDVDVVVVLAHTGIPDAKAIAEADDGDIDVIAVGDDEIYYPPNETSDTIITEAEARAEYLGEINLTVSDGEVTAWNGRLVDVRNSSVEKNETASQIIDQYRGEVSLDSTVAYSEVALDARFATNYHRESNYGNLVTDAMRNASGAEVAITNAGGIRSNSIYGPGNVTGGDVFNTLPFANTLVTVELNGTELERVLASQVVTLESETGQQFGEEISQQTSGVQFEWVPHEDVAPEDRVRDLHVNGDPVRPGQTYTVAVNSYIADGGSGYPLANATRVNETDTLLAELVVDYLEQRETVAPEVEGRMDRVDTDLTDRMVWVDREGSTVLRYDAPEDFAGLGNESTFYLETADGERAVAQNVNFDGERIEVQFEDRAVAELAEGAGRTDLNLYGVYESSASEFVYFDGARLNSDVTVFAPRGQGAEQGAQNENANGGQSNASSASN, via the coding sequence ATGCGCCGACTACTCGTAGCGACACTCGTCGTCTGTCTGGTCACCGCCACGGTCCCCGTGGGCGTGGCTGGCCAGGTGGCAGACACGGAGGGACAGACCGCGCCGAGCGCCCCGACGGCCGAGACGGGCACCACGGATGCGACGAACCACACCAACACCACCGTCACGCTGCTGACGTACAACGACGTGCAAACGGCGGCGGCGGAGAACGGCACCTTCCCGCGACTCGTCTCGCTCGTCGACGAGCGGCGGGCCGCCCACGACAACCCCGTCTTCGTGGCGGGAGCGGGCGACGAGGTGAGCCCGCACGCGCTCTCGCCCGTCAGCCAGTGGCGGGTGGCCGTCGACGTGACGAACGTCATGCAGCCGGACGCGGACGTCATCGGCAACCACGAGTTCGACTTCGGGCTGGGTGAGGTGTCGAACTTCACGGCCGCCTCGGAGTACCCGTGGCTCGCCTCCAACCTCGTCAACTCCAGCACGGGCGAGCAGTTCGGCGGCACCGCGGAGTACACCGTCGTCGAGCGTGACGGGGTGCGCGTCGGGTTCCTCGGCGTCGTCGACCGCGGGGCGACCTACGGCAAGACGAACATCGACTTCGCCGCCGAGGGCGTCACCGTCGAGGAATACGTGAACGACAGCGTCGCCACCGCCGACCACCTCCGCGAGGAGGAGGACGTCGACGTGGTCGTCGTCCTCGCGCACACGGGCATCCCCGACGCGAAGGCCATCGCCGAGGCCGACGACGGTGACATCGACGTCATCGCGGTCGGTGACGACGAGATATACTACCCGCCCAACGAGACCTCCGACACCATCATCACGGAGGCCGAGGCCCGTGCCGAGTACCTCGGCGAGATCAACCTCACCGTCTCGGACGGCGAGGTGACGGCGTGGAACGGGCGACTCGTCGACGTGCGCAACAGCAGCGTCGAGAAGAACGAGACGGCCTCCCAGATCATCGACCAGTACCGCGGCGAGGTGAGCCTCGACTCGACCGTCGCGTACAGCGAGGTGGCGCTGGACGCCCGGTTCGCCACGAACTACCACCGCGAATCGAACTACGGGAACCTCGTCACCGACGCGATGCGGAACGCGAGCGGCGCCGAGGTGGCCATCACGAACGCCGGCGGCATCCGCTCGAACAGCATCTACGGGCCGGGCAACGTCACGGGCGGCGACGTGTTCAACACGCTCCCGTTCGCCAACACGCTCGTCACCGTCGAACTGAACGGGACCGAACTGGAGCGCGTGCTGGCCTCGCAGGTCGTCACGCTCGAGTCCGAGACCGGCCAGCAGTTCGGCGAGGAGATCTCCCAGCAGACCTCGGGCGTCCAGTTCGAGTGGGTCCCCCACGAGGACGTAGCGCCGGAGGACCGCGTCCGTGACCTGCACGTGAACGGCGACCCCGTCCGGCCGGGCCAGACCTACACCGTCGCGGTGAACTCCTACATCGCGGACGGCGGGTCGGGCTACCCGCTGGCGAACGCGACGCGGGTGAACGAGACGGACACCCTGCTCGCCGAACTCGTCGTCGACTACCTCGAACAGCGCGAGACCGTCGCCCCCGAGGTCGAGGGTCGGATGGACCGCGTCGACACCGACCTCACCGACCGGATGGTCTGGGTCGACCGCGAGGGCTCGACCGTGCTCCGGTACGACGCGCCCGAGGACTTCGCCGGGCTCGGCAACGAGTCGACGTTCTACCTCGAGACGGCCGACGGTGAGCGTGCGGTCGCGCAGAACGTCAACTTCGACGGCGAGCGCATCGAGGTCCAGTTCGAGGACCGTGCCGTCGCCGAACTCGCCGAGGGGGCGGGTCGTACCGACCTGAACCTGTACGGCGTCTACGAGTCGAGCGCCTCCGAGTTCGTCTACTTCGACGGCGCGCGCCTCAACAGCGACGTGACCGTGTTCGCGCCCCGCGGGCAGGGCGCCGAGCAGGGCGCACAGAACGAGAACGCGAACGGCGGCCAGTCGAACGCCTCGTCCGCCTCGAACTGA